GACCTGGGCCCGGGCGCTGACGGAAGGCGATATGGATTCGACGGCCGAGAGGTTGCGCAGAGCCTCCGCGTCCTCGACGGTCAGGGTATTCCAGCCGCCGAAGCCGGTCCGGACGCCGCCGACGTTGCGGTTGCCCGGCCCGACGAACAATAGATTGGTGCCCATGCTGGCGAAGCGGCTCTCGACGGCGGCCTTGGCCCCGGCCCCAATGGAGACCATGGCGATGACGGCGCCGACGCCGATGATGATGCCCAGGCAGGTCAAAAAGGTCCGCATCTTGTTGCGGGCCAGGGCCCGCAGCGAGACGCGCAATATGCGCAGCATCAATGTGAAGGTCTTCATGCGTTCACCTCTTCCCGGACGATCAGGCCGTCCTTCATGTGGATGCGCCGCTTGGCGCACATGCCGATATCCATCTCGTGGGTGACCATGATGATGGAAATGCCCTTCTTGTTGTTGAGATCCTTGAAGATGCCCATGATCTCGTCGCTGGTTTTGCTGTCCAGGTTGCCGGTCGGCTCATCGGCCAGGATGATCTGGGGGTTGTTGAGCAGGGCCCGGGCGATGGCCACCCGCTGCTGCTCGCCGCCGGAAAGCTGGTTGGTCTTGTGGGTTTCGCGGCCTTTGAGGCCGACCAGGGCCAGGGCTTCCATGGCCCGCTGGGCCCTTTCCCTGCCGGGCACGTTGGAGTAGAGGAGGGGCAGCTCGGCGTTTTCCAGGGCCGTCGTCCGCGACAGCAGATTGAACGATTGGAAAACGAACCCGATCTTCTGGTTGCGGATGGTGGCCAGCTGGTTGCGGTCGAGCTTGGCGATATCCACGCCGTCCAGGAGGTATGTGCCGGTCGACGGCTTATCCAGGCAGCCGATGATGTTCATCATCGTCGACTTGCCGGAGCCCGAGGCGCCCATGATGGCGACGAAGTCGCCTTCCTTGACCGAGTAAGTCACGCCGCGCAGGGCGCGGACCTCCGTCTCCCCAACATGGTAGGTTTTAGTCAGATTCTCCAGTTGGATGATTATCTTGTCCATAGCAAAAGCCTTTGCCGCAAAAGCCGGCTTACCGGCCCATGAACATCATGTTGCCGCCGGGGCCGCGCTGGCCCTGCTGGTTCGCGGGGGTCGCGGTGGTGGCGCCCTTGGCGGCTTCCAGGCCGAGGATGATCTTCATCCCTTCCTTAAGCTCACTGCGGGTGATCTCCGAATAGGTGTTGTCGGTGATGCCGGTGCGGACCATGTAGGGCTTGATCTGGCCCAGTTCGTCCAGGACCCAGACCGTCCCGCCCTGCCGGCGGGAGCCGCCCGCGGCGCGCATCTGCTGGAAGCGCTGGAGCTGTTCGGGGGTCAGGGTGCTCGGGTCGAAATTGCCCCGCTGGCCGCCCTGGCGCTGGCCGACCTGGCCGGTGGCCTGAGCGCCGGTCTGGCCCGCCGGGGCCGTCTGGGCGCCGTCCGGCTTCTGGCCGACCTGGCCCGCCGCCGCGGCTTCTCCCGGCTGGCCGCCGCGCTGGCCCTGGGGCCGCAGCGTCGCCAGAAGCTTCTGCAGCTCTTCCTGGGGCAGGGCCGGAGTGAAGCGCATCGCTGCATTCGGGATGCGGAGCGTGCCGCGCGCCTCGCCCGTGATGATGCTCACGGTCGCGGTCATGCCCGGCCGCAGCTTGACGTCGGGGTTGGGGGCGTCGACGATGGTGGCGTAGGTGACGACGTTCTGGGTCGTCACGGCCGCATAGCGGACCTGCAGGATGATGCCGGTGAAGGTCTCGCCCTGGAAGGCGTCGACCGTGAAGCGAACCTTCTGGCCTTCCTTGACCTTGCCGATATCGGCCTCGTCGACCGCGCACTGGACTTTCATCTTGGTCAGGTCGGACGCCACCTTGAACAGGACGGGCGCCGTCATGCTGGCGGCCACGGTCTGGCCCACATTGACCGGCCGGTCGATGACCGTGCCGTTGATGGGCGAGCGGATGATGCAGTATGACAGATCGACCTTGCTCTGGTCGAGGGTCGACTTGGCCTGGGAGACGCGGGCATCCGCCGTCTGGACGCCGACGCGGGCGTTGACGAAGTTGGCGTCGGCCGTTTCCTTCTCCTCGAAGGAGACGAGGTTCCTCTGGAAGAGGTCCTGGGTCCGATCCTGCTTCTTCTTGGCGTTCTCCAGGGTGACCTTGGCCTGTTCGAGCGAGGCCAGGGAGCTCTGGTAGTTGGCCTGGTTGGACTCGACCTTGGCCTGCTGAATCGCCTGGTCGAGCTCGGCCATCAGCTGGCCGGCGGTGACCTTGGAATTGTAATCGGCGTAAAGCTTAGTGATCTTGCCCGACACCTGGCTGCCGACATCGACGATGTCGACGGGGTTGATGGTGCCCGAGGTGGTGACCAAGGCCTCGACGTCGCCCTTGGCTAGGACTTCCGTCCGGTACTTGGGTTGGTCGGCCTTGCCTTTCTTGATGAAGACGAAGAAAACTACAAGGGCGACCGCCAGGATGGCGATCAATCCGAAGATCGTCTTCTTTTTCATTCGTTCACTCCTTTGGAATAATATTCATGGAACGGAGGTCGGAAATCCGTTCGCTGATTTCGGATATTGGGGCCGTCGGGCCCGGGACCGAGCCGGGGGGCGCGGTCGGGGCCTCCGTTGCGGCCGCCGCGGCCGGAGTCGGAGGACGGGGGTTGGTCGCGACGGCTGGAGGCGTTGGCCCGCCGCCGCTCTTCCTCATGCTTCTTGATCATGGCGTCCATCTTGACCTTCTGTTCGGGGGTCAGGACGGCATCGATCTCGGACTGGAGCTGGCTGCGGAGCTCGCCGTAGCGCTTGAACGTGTCGGTACGCAATTCCTTGAGCCGGGCGTCGGCCCGCATGCGCGCGTCATTGGCCTTGAAGACCTCGCGCAGGCGGGCCTGCTGCTCGGGGCTGAGGCCGATCTCCTTGGCCCAGGACTCCATGGTCGGCGGCCCGCCCGCGGAGCTTCGCCGGGCGTCGGGCTTCTTGGCCGCGAACCAGTTGTGGCCGAAGATCCCGGCGACGATCCCGGCCGCAAAGACAAGGAGGAAGGACAGAACGATCCAAACGCGCGGTTTGCTCATGGCCGGGGTCTCCGTTGGGCCGTCGTCTCGGAGGCGGCAAAGAGGATCGACATGGTGTTTTCTTCAGGCTTCTTGGTCTCGTCGAAAAAGGCCGACGTTTCGTTCAGGCGGGACGTTTCGTTCAGCAGCAGGGCTTCGGTCTGGCTCAACCCGGCGTTGGCGCCCGGGAGGAACACCAGCCCGCCGACGAACAGGCCGATCAGGAACAACGACACGGGGATGGCCCGCAGGCACCAGGTCCGCCACAGGGCGGCCGGAGCCGCCGCGGCGGGATTGGCCAGGGCCTCGATGCGAGCCCCGACCCGGCCGGCGAAGCCCGGCCGCAGGGCCGGCATCGGCAGCCGGCCCAGGTCGTCGCGCAGGGCGACGAACTCAGCCCGCCGGGCCCGGCAGGCCGGACAGGTTTGGAGGTGCGCCTCCAGGTCCCGGCGCGGGCCGGGGGCCAGGTCGCGGTCCAGGGATTCCAGAATCCACCGTTCGGTGCTTCGGCAGTTCATGCTTCCCCTCCCTCGACTCCGAATCCTTCCCGTTCCAGGATCGGGGCCATTTTTTTTCGCAGCATCCGGCGAGCTCGGTGCAGCCGCGAATCGACGGTTCCCGGGGAGATCTTGAGGCTCTGGGCGATCTCCTCGTAGGACAGCCCGCGGACGTCCCGCAGGGTCAGAATGACGTTGTACTTGGGCGGCAGGGTATCGAGCGCCCGGTGCACGGCGGCGCGGCGCCGCTCGGTCTCCCCGGCCTCTTCCCGGCCGCGGACGGGGTCGGCGCTGGCGAACCGGCTTTCCTCGACCTCATCCAGGGCCACTTCCTTGCGGCGGACGATCTTGCGGAGGTGGTCTTTGACATGATTGACGGCGACCCGGTAAAGCCAGGTCCCGAACTCGGAATCAAAGCGAAAATCGGCCAGGTGGAGATAGGCCTTGACGAAGACGTCCTGGGCCAGATCCTCGGCCGTGGCCGGGTCGCGCACAAAGCTGAAAGCTAGATGGTACACTTTGGTCTCATACTTCTTGACGAGGGTCTCGAAAGCGCTCCGATCTCCCTGGCGAGCGCTTTCGACCAGCGTTCTGTCGTCCATTGAGATGCAACGCTTTCCGCCTCCGTCATTTATTAGACGCAGGCGACGGCGAAATCTTCCAGAATCCCGGCTTTTCCCTTGAGCGGCGCAAAACCGCCCGGACCCTTCCATTCGCCGGAATCTATTTAAAGAGAGGGAATAACGCCCGCCCCCCGGCCTCGGTGAGGCGCTATTATACTGCGGAACGGGGTCCAAGGGAACAGGCCGGGGGAGTCGGGATCAGGGGAGAGAAAGGCCCCCTGCCCGCCCCCGGGGAGGAGCGGAGCAGGGGGGAAAAGGGTTAGGAATTGAACAAGGAGGGGATTTGCCTTATTTGGCCTTGCGGACGGCCTTCCACTCGGGGGGGGTCATCTGGCCGCCGCCCGGGGGGTTGCCCTGGCCGCCGCCGAACTCCATTGTGCCCTTCATGTTGTTGTCGTCGACGAGGGTGCCCTTGTAGGTCGATTCGAACGTGCCGCGCTGGGTCTCGCGGACGATCTTCCAGGTCACGTCGTTG
The genomic region above belongs to Candidatus Aminicenantes bacterium and contains:
- a CDS encoding ABC transporter ATP-binding protein, translated to MIQLENLTKTYHVGETEVRALRGVTYSVKEGDFVAIMGASGSGKSTMMNIIGCLDKPSTGTYLLDGVDIAKLDRNQLATIRNQKIGFVFQSFNLLSRTTALENAELPLLYSNVPGRERAQRAMEALALVGLKGRETHKTNQLSGGEQQRVAIARALLNNPQIILADEPTGNLDSKTSDEIMGIFKDLNNKKGISIIMVTHEMDIGMCAKRRIHMKDGLIVREEVNA
- a CDS encoding efflux RND transporter periplasmic adaptor subunit yields the protein MKKKTIFGLIAILAVALVVFFVFIKKGKADQPKYRTEVLAKGDVEALVTTSGTINPVDIVDVGSQVSGKITKLYADYNSKVTAGQLMAELDQAIQQAKVESNQANYQSSLASLEQAKVTLENAKKKQDRTQDLFQRNLVSFEEKETADANFVNARVGVQTADARVSQAKSTLDQSKVDLSYCIIRSPINGTVIDRPVNVGQTVAASMTAPVLFKVASDLTKMKVQCAVDEADIGKVKEGQKVRFTVDAFQGETFTGIILQVRYAAVTTQNVVTYATIVDAPNPDVKLRPGMTATVSIITGEARGTLRIPNAAMRFTPALPQEELQKLLATLRPQGQRGGQPGEAAAAGQVGQKPDGAQTAPAGQTGAQATGQVGQRQGGQRGNFDPSTLTPEQLQRFQQMRAAGGSRRQGGTVWVLDELGQIKPYMVRTGITDNTYSEITRSELKEGMKIILGLEAAKGATTATPANQQGQRGPGGNMMFMGR
- a CDS encoding zf-HC2 domain-containing protein; amino-acid sequence: MNCRSTERWILESLDRDLAPGPRRDLEAHLQTCPACRARRAEFVALRDDLGRLPMPALRPGFAGRVGARIEALANPAAAAPAALWRTWCLRAIPVSLFLIGLFVGGLVFLPGANAGLSQTEALLLNETSRLNETSAFFDETKKPEENTMSILFAASETTAQRRPRP
- a CDS encoding sigma-70 family RNA polymerase sigma factor, translated to MDDRTLVESARQGDRSAFETLVKKYETKVYHLAFSFVRDPATAEDLAQDVFVKAYLHLADFRFDSEFGTWLYRVAVNHVKDHLRKIVRRKEVALDEVEESRFASADPVRGREEAGETERRRAAVHRALDTLPPKYNVILTLRDVRGLSYEEIAQSLKISPGTVDSRLHRARRMLRKKMAPILEREGFGVEGGEA